A window of Agelaius phoeniceus isolate bAgePho1 chromosome 9, bAgePho1.hap1, whole genome shotgun sequence genomic DNA:
TGAAAGAAATCAAGTCTGGGCTGATGCTTTTCAATTAGTCCCTCTGCCACGGCTTTCAGTGTTAGAAATCACTGCTGGGCAGATCATGAGCATTGAGGGCTACAGTTGGGTGTTTCAGACAGTGCATGTATCAAAGTGTCTAAAAATGAATTGACATGAGTGGGCATGGCAATATCTTGTCCAAGCTTGTTAAGAGGGAGTGCAATAGCAGATGTTTGCTTTGATTCTTACAGCATATCTTGAGAATTGACCTTAATCAAGAAATGAATGGTTTCCTCCTTACCTGGAGGTAAGGATGAAACGAGGTGCCTAACAGCCCTTCCATGACAAACAGAAAATCCAGTGACGTACATCTTTACATGTCTGATACCTCAGAAAAACTGACTCAGAGCATTAAAATCACATCAGCTTCCTTCATGGTTTGACATTTCCCTCATAATTTAGCAAGTACAGGGTTTCTCCTCTGATCAATGCCAGACAAGACAGAGCTTGTGCAAGTTTGTCCCTATTGCCTATTGTGTATAAACCACCAGTGCAGTAGAGAAAGGCTTGTCttgaacagcagcagctgagatgATAAACTGCAGTGCCTCAGCTATGAGACAGTGAGAGAGGGCACAGGAATGAGAGAAGGCACGTTTATTCTATTTGGGATCACTATTTATTGAAAGTACAAAAAGAATCCAGTTGAGTCTGTAAAATCGAGCACATCCACAGGGAATGTCCCAGGATGATCCCTCGATGGAGCACAAGCAAAGAGGGCTGGTGCTGGCCCAGCTGGTGCCTCCTCCAGCTCACAGAGCAAGGCTCCAGCAGGGGagggctgctcctcacctgGGCTGGTGCAGCAAATGGCCCAGCTCATGTCTTCAGTCAGCTGAAAAGTGAATTCTTCTGGTTCCCAGTCACAGCAAAGTCCTTGGGCAGTAGGTGCACTCTGTTCAACACAAGAAAACTTCAGGCCAGCCTTGGTTCTTCAGGAGCTTACCCATCCAGGGCCATGGTAGGGAGAGTTCtgcacagcccagtgctcctgctGCATATGTGGGCAGGCCCCAGGCTTACATACAGCAATCCTTGCAACTCAGCACAAAAACTGCTATATTTTTTCCTCACTAATATAATCAGGCTGggacaaaattttaaaactttatatTAAATTTTATAAATAGGAAATATATCTGTTACGTACCATCTTTCATCAGTTCATTTGTtgcattaaaatatataattttacaAAACTTTACTTGTAAACCTAAAAATCTGCACAGTCCAATGATAGAAGTAGCATGAATTATTTTATACAAGGATTGACAAATTCTCCCAATACAAGAGAAGTTCCTTATCACTAATGCAAGGAATACAGGGAGTCCTATCAGAAACTCTTGGGATGTATCCCTGTTGCTGGTATTTATGTTGAGATCAAATGACTTGCTTTTTCCATCAGGCCAAGTAATCTAACATAAGTGAAAACCTTCTGTAGAAGGAGGACTTGCAAAATCCATAGAGGGCTCCATTCCACCCAGTGAATTTTGTTAATCCATGCTGTACATACACATCCAGAATGTGAGTGGAAGTCCTTCCAATAAATTTACAAACACATTTCAGAACAATTCAGCAACCTTTATCCCTTAGCATTTCAACTTGGCTGGATCTTTCCCATTCAGCATTTGGCAGAacatatataattttcttcatgAATAATGTTTattacaaagagaaaaatgttacaTACAGTATTACTACATAAGGGACTTGAGTAGAAAATTACACATCTGGGAATTAGTTTGTGATAAGCACTCAGATTCAAATTCCAGTGAAGCTGCAGAACTTAAATGACTGATCAGTTCATCCTGCCTATGAAAGTACATTTAGATTAATATTAgacaggttttttttcaggGTCCTTGAATTTGTAAAATGTTTGAAACCCAAAAAGACTGCATTGAGCCTCTGCTACCACTGAGACCATAGTCAGGAATGGCTGATGTGTGCATGGTCAGTGGTCTGACACCACATCActttctcctgctctgcacagagcaaCTTCTCTCCATGACTAAGTCACAGTTACCTGGCTGATCATGTGGGCCTTCACCATCAGTATTGCCAGGAGCACAGGCACCAGTGACAGAGCTGGAGATTTTTGCAAAACTGTCTAGTGTAGGTTTTCTAGTATGATTGCAAAGCATTACACCATCATTCTCACAGTGTGCAAAGTAGGCTGCTGTATGATTGTAATCTAGCACAGCTGGTATAAAACATATTCTACTAATTACAATACAGATAGTACAGTATACAAAATGGCAGCTAGGATGATACTGAAAGACCTTTGCTATTGTTCCATATCTTTAGAACAGAGTTTAGGGCCAAAATGCAATCAGCAAATGCTCTCTATTATGCATTCTTTGGAGTGGACTGGGTTTTGTCTCCATTTCTATCTCCTTTGCACATTTCTCAGCAATGACAGAGAGCATAGAGGTGTAATTATGTTGGACATATCAGAAAGGGTTGCTGTACATCTCTATTTAGTGATCTATTAAGCATCAAGCTGCATGTTTCATGCAGACATGGGGGATGTAAAAGGTGAGACTCTCAATCTTCACCTTCATAagtgtttttattaaaattactAAATACTCCCCGGACTTGTCAACCAAAAGAACATCAAAAGAGCTGAGAATAAAATACATAGCATATTGCAGAGCAGGTCCTAAATGTTCCTTAATGTCCTTACACTTAGTGTGCACACTTCatttgacaggaaaaaaaagaaaaactaaaaaaaagtgGTCCAGGAGAACGAGGACATTATCAGAGAAGCTTTTGACTGGGTACAAAGCAGCCAACCCCAAGTGGTGTGAGCAACATGTTTCTGTAAAGCTTGGGCACCGTCTACCCTCTTGCATCCTCTTCCAGAACGTGTCAGAGACAGAAGCATGGCCAGGGTGGcgtgcagggctggagcagagtcACAGAACAGCCACTCACTTCCCCCTGGGTGAGCTGACAGCCAGCCTAGGTACTGTCAGCAGAAGTATTCATTTGGCTGTCCCTCTATCTTTGGTATGGCTTCCGAGTCCACGCTGGAGCGGGCCGACAGCAGCCTGTTGGACTCGTCAGGGGTGTGCCTGGTCAGGTATTCTCCCTCCACGCCCTTGGCCTTAGCCCCAGGGGACAGGCTCTCGAAGGTGACGTACGATTCCTGCGCGTCCTTGGGCTTGCGCACAAAGCATTTCTTGCAGCGCCGTTTCAGGGCTCCGCAGCAGACCACCAGGGTCAGAGGAACAGCAATGACACAGGCCACGCTGATGACAACCACATTGATGAGCTTCTGCGTCCCTCCTGCACTGACAACTTCATCTGTGGAAAATATGATGCACTGCTCCTTCCTGGGGATCAGCCCTTTCACACAGACGCACACGATGTACTTGGTCTTTGGCAGCAGCCCGTACAGAGTGACCTTGGTCTTCCCTGGCTCCACGTTGATCCGCCGCATGTCCCTCTCCCCAAAGACAGCATAAAGGACGCTGAACACCGTGGTGTTCTTGGCCATAGGCGCCTTCCAGGCCAGGGTGATGCTCTGGTCGGTGTCCCCTATGACCCTGACAGACCTCACCATCCTCTCTGGCTCCTGCTGGTCCGTGGTGGGGCTCACCAGCAGGTTCTGGGGGTTGCTGTCCTGAGCCATGTCCGGGAGGAGGACGCTGTCTCCGGTGCCCGCCCCAGCCCCCAGCGTGGGCACTGTGGAGGTGGTGATAACGTACCTGGCCACCAGTTTGTCATTGTAGGCAGCTGCCTCCATCCCGCTGGCCTTGCCATTCCACGTGCCTTTGGCACTAGAGTTAGGGTCATCCGTGCTTTCTGAGTCTGTGATGATGAGCGAGATGAAGGCTTCTGTTGCCCCCAGGAAATTCTTTGCTTTACAGATGTACTCTCCAGAGTCAAGGTAAGAGACTACAGGCAGGCCCAGGATAGACCAGCTCATCCCATCACTGGAAATCTCTTGGTGAACTGCAAGgcaggaaaaatattaaataaacaggCAGTAGTAAATGGAATTAATTCCATGTTTGTAAAATATTAAGACTCCATCACCAAATATCTGCTTGATAAAGTATATGATAAAGAATCATCATTTCTGATTGCCACCAAGAACATtacaaaatcaaaataaacctAAGAAAAGGACTAGAATTAGATTACATCAGGATTTGAACTGCTTCAAAATGAATATACATGAAAAAGTTGATGCTATTTCCTCCAAATTGATGTACATCTTGAAAACATAACAGAAAAGGTTCttccattaaaaagaaaagcttgaaaATTCTTATATAGATGCAATACTTAAAAGAGTGGAAGGAGCAGGCAGCAACATGATCTGTTCAAGCATTACATGCAGACTGTGGAGGCAAAGAAAATACAAACAGTGGAGATTTTATTGTAATAAACAGACTAGCCTAGAGTATATGGAAAAATAGTTGAAAGATAATATCCCTTCTACTGCTCAATTACTGCAGGTGTTTATCCTTACACAGGTGTACATTTGGTTGCCACCAAAGGATATCTACATAGCTGAGTGTTGATTTGCTCATGTGATTTACTTGCAGACTAAAACTagctttttttgcctttttctattggtgcaaagaaaaaaaaaaagagttgggATCTTGTGGAAGGGTAAAGCACCCTCATCATTATTTAGCCAGCCTCCTTAGGATGGGCACGTGCTGTCTCAGCCCTTTCCTGCTGAAAGGTAAACCAGGGAGATGTCTGAAAGGCAAAAGTAAGAGAATGCAAACTTCTTCCAAGCCCTTTTGGGGTCAGGATCCTGCCTTGGCAaccagggtcccttccaatggCAGCAAAATATAAAGGTAACAGAAGTTACTATTTTAGTTTAATTATTTACCGAAtgagtattttaaaaagcatgaaGCTATGGGTCTACCTATGGCAATTACCTGTAGATACAGACTGTGGGCTGTTTCTCACTTCTTTCTGCTCAAAACAAACACCAGCATCTCAAATAGTCACATTATAGCATTGGCACAGAAGCTGCCATTGCTGAGAAATAACCTATCTTTCCAGCCAGCTTTTTATTGAAAGATGCTAGCAGCTGATTTAATGAGGCACAAAATACATTATTCTTAGTTGTAGCTCAAAGTAAACTCAACACAGGCTTTCAGGAAATCACCCCATTCTATTTTTTGTGGTGGCTCTCTTTCAAGTGTAGGAGGGATGTTTGCAGCGTGATGGGTACACATTACCATTatcaggagcagctctgctgcatccTGCACATCCTGCACAGCAGCGCAATGACTTGTGCAGATCCCAGGAAATGATACTTGTTACAAATGGTTCCACTGCTGTGAAAGAGAATTGCTCTCTTCCCTGTTCTGTGCACCAAGGAGCCCTTTGAAGATCAGACCCAatacttatttatttatctgcTGGGTTTACATCCTCTATGAAAGTCAGGGCAGGATTAGGATACAGGAGTATTTGGGGCAGGTTGGAGGCAAGAAGGTGCAGGTCCTGACTCAGAACTTGTAGGACAAGAAGCAAAAGACAACTGGCTTCAGCAGAGCAAAGGTTTCTTCCCTAAATTCCCCACAAATTAAAGGACCAGTGTTGCAATTACAGCTCCAGACTTTCTTATGAATGGAAATGAAATCATGAGCAGTCACAAAACCAGTGTGTGTCTGAAGGCTTCCCCCAGGCGAGGTGCTCAGACCAGGTGGTCAGGGTTTCTTCCACAGACCTTTTTCCCCAGGAGAGCTTGTCAGTCTATCAGAGGGAATGATTCCTTGGGGACATTCCCACTGAAACATCCCCAAGGACTCCTTCAGcactttagggtttttttgtcttttaatatATCAGTAATGCTGTATGCTtgcaaccttttctttcttctacaGCTGATCTGAATCCCAGTTGAATTCACATCAGACATCTCTCTGCCAGAGATGTTTGCTAATGGATTAGCAATACAATAGAATATAGAACAATTCAGTGGGAAGCCTTTTCAGTGACTGAATAACTAACTGAAAACAGCTAATTGCTACTGTTGGAAATATTTCATTCCTTTAGCTCCAACAGATTTCCAGAAAATCCCTTGACTTGTCTCACCACTACAATTGCTATGAAACAAAGCAAACCCAACTTCCTACACATAACACACATCTGATAAGATTAAGATCAACATATAAGTAATTTTATAGTCTATAGAAAATCACAGTGCAAGAGTGGATTGCACCTAGTACGGCCTGTGTCACTCATTCCATGTGTGCAGAAAAGCATGAACCAAACCCACCTGTGCCATTCAGCTGAGCCCCATCagctctcctccagctgagcTCGGGGATGGGCACGCCCGTGGTGCCGCAGCGCAGCAGCACCGTGCTGCCCAGGATGGTCTTCACCTTGGCTACAGACGTGTGCACCACGGGGCTCTGGCACTTCCTCAGCTCCACCTGGCTGAAGAAGATTCCTGCAAGGCTCCTGGGGGTGAAGCATTTCAGCCTGGGCTCAATGAAGGCTATGTTAGGAGACTGGAAATTCAGGAAATGCACCATTTCGTACAGACTGCAGTCACACACCCAAGGATTGTCTTGCAAGCCTGTCAGAAAGAAATTAGGGCACTAAGTCAGTCCAACAGCACCTTTTGTTTCTGccatttttgtttctatttttcagCAGGATGCAGTGTGATAGACTCCCAGTCAGCTCTACAAGAACTGCCTGTGCAGGAGTatgtggggtggggaggggtgtGTCCCCCCATGCTGCTGGATGAGTCTGATGGATCCCACAGTTGCCAGAATGGAATAATTGTGACTGGCTAAAGTATCTCCAAATCTGGATCTGAAAGCATAATAAGTTCAAAGCAAGATTATTCATATCATGAAGACAATTGTGATTCGTGCACATAAAGAAGCAAAACAAGAATTTATTATAAATGCATTTTGTTCCAGGATGGAAAAACCAAGTACTCATGGGAGAAGGGCTGTGGATTCTCTTGGTACAAGGATACTATGGAGTCTCTGACAGGCCAGAAAATTCTCACTggacatttttaaaatactagCCAGATTGTGATGCTACTTTTCACACCTGCAATAGCTGTGGATGATCCCACTTGCCTGTCATAGTTCTCTTCTAGCCCTGTTActcttattttcattattttggtAATCAGTTGCTTTTTCTGAAATGCTAATTTATACTAGATAAtatgaaagaaatgttttaagGATTAAATTGAAGAGTATGCCTGTTATGGTATATAAAAAAATGTAGATAGACCATAACTATATTTAGGCTATACACACAGAAAGAGGTATATTGAAAAACACTCCTGTTTCAGACTCTTGGAATGTTTCTCTTCTTTATTCTGCTCTCCCAGTTTGCACCTATTTAATTCCAATTCTGAAAAAATTATGCATTATTAAAAATAGACCTGTGAAGATAGTATTGAAAAAACAAATTTGGAACAGGAGCAATGCATATCCATGAACAGAAGTTGCTGCATTCTGATTAAATCTGTGTCATCCTACTTAGAAATGTTCACATCCAGCTGTACTGTGGCCAGGTTGTGGTCTCTAATGACT
This region includes:
- the LRIT1 gene encoding leucine-rich repeat, immunoglobulin-like domain and transmembrane domain-containing protein 1 — encoded protein: MRLAVTLLCCWALAGLPRAGASCPSQCSCAFHSLGDGTKARTVLCNDPEMTLPPVNIPVDTSKLRIEKTAIRRVPGEAFHLLHNLEYLWMPYNSLGSLSSITFKGLRRLQELRLDGNNLISFPWESLAGMPQLRLLDLHNNELTSIPPDAARYVKNITYLDLSSNKLMTLPQALIATWANLQAVPYFPNDNSKIILGLQDNPWVCDCSLYEMVHFLNFQSPNIAFIEPRLKCFTPRSLAGIFFSQVELRKCQSPVVHTSVAKVKTILGSTVLLRCGTTGVPIPELSWRRADGAQLNGTVHQEISSDGMSWSILGLPVVSYLDSGEYICKAKNFLGATEAFISLIITDSESTDDPNSSAKGTWNGKASGMEAAAYNDKLVARYVITTSTVPTLGAGAGTGDSVLLPDMAQDSNPQNLLVSPTTDQQEPERMVRSVRVIGDTDQSITLAWKAPMAKNTTVFSVLYAVFGERDMRRINVEPGKTKVTLYGLLPKTKYIVCVCVKGLIPRKEQCIIFSTDEVVSAGGTQKLINVVVISVACVIAVPLTLVVCCGALKRRCKKCFVRKPKDAQESYVTFESLSPGAKAKGVEGEYLTRHTPDESNRLLSARSSVDSEAIPKIEGQPNEYFC